The DNA sequence GGATACCCATTTCGGCGGAATTGTATCTGCTTTTCATAAGGCGGCATATCAAAACGGATATTTTGTAAGCGTTTTTCTCAGAGAAAAGATGAGCGAGCTTGTGGATTCTTTCTCTTCCAGAGGAATTGAAGGCGTATTTATGATGATTTCTCCTGTTGACGGAAGCAGTAACAGAGAAAATGCAGATGAAACAATAAGACAGATTGAAATTATGAGTGAGCTTGGAATTAAGGTTGTTTCGGGCTTTAACTGTTACCACGATTTAAGCAAGTTTTCAACTATAGAATGTGATTACGGCGGAGCAGTAACAGATGCTGTCAAGTATCTTATTTCTCTTGGTCATAAGGAAATCGGACTTTTGAATATATTTGATGCCGATTACCGTTTTGATAACAGATATCACTCCTTTAAAAAGGCAATGAAGCAATTTCTTGATGTGGATGAGCCAAGCGTTGTATTCGGTCAGTACCCTTATCCCGGATATATGGATACGGGTGAGGAATATACTCAGCAGCTTTTAAAGAAAAACCCCAATATTACTGCAATTATCGGAACAAATGACCTTATTTCCTTAGGCTGTGTTTCTTATCTGACAAGCCACGGCTATAATGTTCCCGAGGATATTTCGGTTATATCTCTGGGCGGTGTTCCTATCACTCAGCATTTCCGTCCTGCCCTTACCACAATGAGTCTTGATTTTGAAGGCTACGGCACTGCGGCATTTAATATGCTTCAGGACTGTATTAAAACAGGAAACACCCATTTATCTCTTTATAAGCTTTCTTTAAATGAGAGAGATACTACTTGTAAAGTTAAAAAAAGTAAAACAAAGCAGAGAGGTTTTTAAAATGAGAAAAAGCATTAAAATTTTGC is a window from the Oscillospiraceae bacterium genome containing:
- a CDS encoding LacI family transcriptional regulator, whose product is MRATRVDVARAAGVSTTTVTNVLNDRKNVSDSVKQKVLKIMKELDYRPNLIARSLVTNKSKHVVVLLDDISDTHFGGIVSAFHKAAYQNGYFVSVFLREKMSELVDSFSSRGIEGVFMMISPVDGSSNRENADETIRQIEIMSELGIKVVSGFNCYHDLSKFSTIECDYGGAVTDAVKYLISLGHKEIGLLNIFDADYRFDNRYHSFKKAMKQFLDVDEPSVVFGQYPYPGYMDTGEEYTQQLLKKNPNITAIIGTNDLISLGCVSYLTSHGYNVPEDISVISLGGVPITQHFRPALTTMSLDFEGYGTAAFNMLQDCIKTGNTHLSLYKLSLNERDTTCKVKKSKTKQRGF